A DNA window from Bradyrhizobium barranii subsp. barranii contains the following coding sequences:
- the hypB gene encoding hydrogenase nickel incorporation protein HypB: MCTVCGCTEGTPTTKHSRTNDAKSHERYNDHVRDSCDGHSPLRRPAHHQAHGIQPLPSGGAGSADSRVGGMSGKQVIEIERDILGKNNGIAAVNRALFLADDVLVFNLLSSPGAGKTTLLVRAASELKRSRPVGVIEGDQQTSNDAERIQAVGVPAVQINTGKNCHLDAAMIGGAYRRLPLLSGGILFIENVGNLICPAAFDLGEACKIVVFSITEGEDKPLKCPDMFAASSLVVINKIDLAPLLEFDLEKTIEYARRVNPKIDVLVVSARTGEGFGALYAWINRQARRQRRALEDARR; this comes from the coding sequence ATGTGTACCGTTTGCGGCTGCACGGAAGGTACACCGACGACCAAACACTCGAGGACAAATGATGCGAAGAGCCACGAGCGATACAATGACCATGTGCGGGACTCTTGCGATGGCCATTCTCCTCTTCGCCGGCCGGCCCACCATCAGGCACATGGCATACAGCCGCTTCCGAGCGGCGGCGCCGGCTCGGCTGATTCAAGGGTCGGGGGCATGAGCGGAAAGCAGGTCATCGAGATCGAGCGCGATATCCTGGGCAAGAATAATGGGATTGCGGCGGTCAACCGGGCCCTCTTCCTTGCCGATGACGTTCTCGTGTTTAATCTTTTATCCAGTCCCGGTGCAGGTAAAACGACGCTGCTGGTCCGTGCCGCGTCCGAGCTCAAGCGCAGCCGCCCGGTCGGTGTCATCGAAGGCGACCAGCAGACCTCGAACGACGCTGAACGTATTCAGGCTGTCGGCGTGCCAGCCGTTCAAATCAATACCGGCAAGAATTGTCATCTCGATGCTGCAATGATCGGCGGAGCTTATCGCCGCTTGCCCCTGCTTTCAGGCGGCATTCTCTTCATCGAGAACGTCGGTAATCTGATCTGTCCCGCTGCCTTCGATCTTGGCGAGGCCTGCAAGATCGTGGTGTTCTCGATTACGGAAGGTGAAGACAAGCCCCTCAAATGTCCTGATATGTTTGCTGCTTCATCCCTCGTGGTGATTAACAAGATCGATCTGGCGCCGCTGCTTGAATTCGATTTGGAAAAGACCATCGAGTATGCCAGACGGGTCAACCCAAAGATTGACGTGCTTGTCGTTTCGGCTCGTACTGGCGAGGGCTTTGGCGCGCTCTACGCCTGGATCAACAGGCAGGCGCGCCGTCAGAGGCGCGCCTTAGAGGACGCAAGGCGATGA
- the hypA gene encoding hydrogenase maturation nickel metallochaperone HypA has protein sequence MHEMAICMGIIQIVEEKVRERSSSRVRSVCLELGTLSHAAPEAIRFCFAVAAMRTVAEGAALNIVELPGVAWCMSCSKSVEIARRGDCCPCCGSYQLQVTAGEQMRVKALEID, from the coding sequence ATGCATGAAATGGCCATTTGCATGGGGATCATTCAGATCGTCGAGGAGAAGGTACGGGAGCGATCCTCTTCGCGGGTGCGGAGCGTCTGTTTGGAATTGGGAACGCTGAGTCATGCCGCGCCTGAAGCGATCAGGTTCTGCTTTGCTGTCGCTGCAATGCGGACCGTTGCCGAAGGCGCCGCGCTTAATATCGTTGAACTACCGGGCGTTGCCTGGTGCATGAGCTGTTCGAAGAGCGTTGAAATTGCACGCCGGGGTGATTGCTGTCCTTGCTGCGGCAGTTATCAGTTGCAGGTAACCGCGGGCGAACAGATGCGCGTGAAAGCGCTGGAGATCGATTGA
- a CDS encoding nickel-dependent hydrogenase large subunit encodes MKSSGLCAWLEAGAQPDTAEHGIIERYKLGPGRAAAAVECARGRLYHAVELDAHGRISRFEFLAPTEWNFHKRGPLVRNLQGAVLTAPRRCDAVHAVIASLDPCVGFTLNFREFHDA; translated from the coding sequence TTGAAATCGTCCGGGCTATGTGCCTGGCTTGAGGCCGGCGCTCAGCCGGATACCGCAGAGCATGGGATTATCGAAAGATATAAGCTTGGGCCCGGTCGTGCAGCGGCCGCGGTCGAATGCGCCAGGGGACGTCTCTACCACGCTGTTGAGCTTGACGCTCACGGCCGGATATCTCGCTTCGAATTCCTGGCGCCGACGGAGTGGAATTTCCATAAGCGCGGACCGCTTGTACGGAACCTGCAGGGCGCCGTGCTGACAGCTCCGCGGCGCTGTGATGCAGTCCACGCGGTGATTGCGTCGCTGGATCCGTGCGTCGGGTTCACTCTCAATTTTCGTGAATTTCACGATGCATGA